In Canis lupus dingo isolate Sandy chromosome 33, ASM325472v2, whole genome shotgun sequence, a single genomic region encodes these proteins:
- the LOC112640983 gene encoding forkhead box protein I3-like — translation MPGALGRHLLSSVAAGEGPRRVRPVGACSPQAGAPGREPGGRALPTCRADQGHEVKAFAARPSLGSRLPASASAPTGQRSARGAGQAGAHPAGARPRGRASSRESSWPRGHSPVAVAPPALPAGPAAPGNS, via the exons ATGCCGGGCGCACTGGGACGTCATTTGCTGAGCTCGGTGGCGGCCGGCGAGGGCCCGCGGCGGGTGCGGCCTGTAGGTGCGTGCAGCCCCCAGGCCGGCGCTCCCGGGCGGGAACCCGGCGGACGAGCCCTGCCAACGTGCCGAGCCGACCAAGGCCATGAAGTGAAAGCGTTTGCAGCGCGGCCCTCGctcggctcccggctcccggcgtCTGCTTCGGCCCCGACCGGTCAGCGTTCGGCCCGAGGCGCGGGGCAGGCCGGGGCACACCCAGCAGGCGCGCGTCCCAGGGGCCGGGCGTCCTCCCGCGAGAGCTCCTGGCCCCGTGGGCACAGCCCTGTTGCCGTGGCTCCTCCCGCCCTTCCTGCAGGACCCGCGGCCCCAG GGAATTCCTGA